Part of the Quercus robur chromosome 5, dhQueRobu3.1, whole genome shotgun sequence genome, aacttgaaccgtaccaatatgcaaataactgaattttttagcagcaagaaattcattaatatttcttttagtgaacaaacaacatttttcatgaacttttgaaatagataaaaaattttcaacagTTCTGGCtttgtaagcagaatgaaaagcaCGTTCAACAAAAcagttttagtatcaactttaggaacATTCCAATTACGAAAATCAGGGATcaactcattatcatcaatagtgtgatcttcttcatttacaatatcaggaggacaactagtcctggagctgatagaggagttggatctccacaacctatccatactatcctaaattcaacactcagttattatgtttttctcacaatcgttgcatttcgtaacacataccctaaccaaccttATACCTCTCATGTCCTACACACCCTCAACTAAAATAAACAATGTCAACTACAATGCCctacttatttttatcaaaGTACCAACTTTTGACATAAACTCCAGACTATCCAAATTTGTAAATATGGGTAATTGATTTTTCAAGCAAACTATCTATTGGTAAAAAGCCGGTGCACATCAAGAATGTGATTGTGACTGAACAAAATCCTCTAGTTTTTCCCACACATCCAACGCTGCAGTTCTATATTGGTGTTGCTTATTCTTGCTAATCTGCACATTTGCAATATACCTTcacatcaaaaacaaaattttgagtaaaaaacaaaaacactttaTTTTACATATTGAGTGACATTTAGACCAATGTGGAATATGGGTTGATGTGTACTAGTTAAATAATTGGTACCCAATTTTCTAGTCGGAATTAACTTGATTTAGAGCTGATTTAACATCTTATCCAAGATTCAcattatcaaaagaaaaggaaaatgcagCACTATTCCCATTTGACATTTAGCTTCATGGACTTCACAGGGCACAAAGAAGTTATGCAAAGGATGACAAATAAATAACAAGGAAGAAGCATGTGAAGATGACTTGGGGACGAAATGCACtagcagaaagaagaaaaactggcCCATAATGAaccacaaattactcattgaattgAACTTACAGCTCTCCTCTTTCCGAGACCAAGACTGAGCTAGCCCTTTACCTATCAACAATTCTTTCAGCCTGTGTTATTTGTGCGTTAAACCTATAATTAGATTCGAGGAAAAACAATACCAATAAGTTGAAGTTTAATCTAACCATCAGaattgttatatttattttctctccttACATAACCACACACGATTGAAGGGGAATATGATACAAGGTCGTAGActtaaatgttaaaataatcTTGTTTTCAATTCAGATCCCCAACTTAAATGTTGCAAACTCAGGAAAATATAGTGAAGTAGAACATAGTTGAGCATATTTTGAAAACTAATTtataaagcaattttttttttctattactcTGTTTTAATGGTTGCAAACTAATTTATAACCATCTGATGTGCATCTGATAAAGATATGGCTACTAGTTTTAAGTTTCTATGCTCCCCctaaccctctctctctctcaattgtaTTACAGCCAAACAAAAGGGCATCAAACAGCTGTCTAACAGGCATTTCATGTTACAATTTCCAAGAATGAGCATGCATAAACATATCAAGAGCATCTTTCCCTTCATAGCAAGTACACCCCTAGTGAATTTGAGTCATACAACTAATGTTTTGCTTCACCATCTACTCATTACCTTAATGCTAGGACTTAGACACGAACGGAGGCCAAAAATAGCTATGCAGGTCTCTAATCTTTATACTCAGATGTGCAAGTTTTAAAGACTTGTAAAATGTGTCCAAAGCTGCCATAAATATTAATGGaaacatgtgaaaaatataCATTTGCAGAAAAAGCATGCGATTTGTACTTAAGATTTGAACAAATGGGTCCCCGTCCAATCAATCTAAACATTGTCAAACGATGACATAATCCCAACAAacatttgaattaaaaattcaGACCAGaataacacacacaaacattaaaattagataaaaacaacaaaagggtATGAACAAATTTGGGCAAAGAAACAACCTTGACAGAAATCTTCCTGTCACTTTGTGGGCGCTTGAACTGCTTCACACGCTTCTTAACAATCTTCTTTGTCAGCAAAGGAACAGCCATTGTTTCTATAACATCAAGAACAAAAAACCCATATAAGGTTTATAaatatatcatcaaaatagTTACAGAGAAATTTAAAATGTTAGAGGAAGATATAGAGACTCACAGGTTTGTGAAccataattaaaacaaaaacccattaacCAAAGCAAACCCAGAAACCTAAGAACCAACTAAAAACAGAGCAATGTGAACAAAAATTAACACACACAAACCACAACCCTCCAAGCCCAGAATcagtaaaacaaacaaaaacccactaaccaaaacaaacccaagaacccaaaagaattgaaaaagaaagcaaaCCTTGGTTGAGCAATTTCTGAGATAGAACAACGAAGAGTCGGCTGTGATGTTTTGTGAGATTGACACTTGGGAGGTAGCTGAGGGAGGCGGAGAGAGAGACcgttcaacaaaaaaaaatcggGTTCAGACTATATGTATGACCCGATACcgacccaaacccaaaaataagaCCCGAAATCCGACCCGAATATTTTCAGACCCGCCCAAAACTGGTCGGATCGGTCGGGTTTTCGGGTGGGCCTGGTTCATTGCTCAATCCTACCTACACCTTAGTTAAATAGTGCttatcttgtaattttttttggctctttGGGCTGTGATTTTAGCCCAGACTGTTTCTATTCAATTATTTTGGAAGAGCTCAGTGCGGTGTTGTAGTTTTGTCTTCCTCTTTAATAAAGTTTtctgttcataaaaaaaaaaaaaaaaaaaacgtgtatGATCCAAATTGCACCTGACCAAATGAACCATGAACAATGACCAAACTAATGATGTTTCCTTAATAATGCAGGAAGGTTGGAGGAACGTGCGGTGGGTCAATCAGGGCCAGCGCATGCAAATGATAATTGAAGAGTCAGCAGTCACAGATAATGGTAAAAACCACACTATGCAAATAAAATGACGATAAGGGGTCTTGAATCTAGACTTTATGGGAGACCATAATGGGTCTGtctggattgagcttatttttgctgaaactgaaaactgaaactgaaaacactgtagcaaaataatttttaaatgtgtgaatagtactgtgagacccatttttaatgaaaaagttactgaaaagtggaatttgtgggtccgtaaacagtgcacaaaTACACTGTTCACTGTacaaaagtcaacaaatgcggactgaacaaaaaaaaaaaaaaaaaaacagcagaACAAAAACGCCGACACCAAGAAACTTTGAATCCAAACGGGCACaatattcaattttaaaaacCCCACGTTTCTACATCCCATTGGGCTACACGTAAGACATGTGACGTTTTCGATTGGGTCAAGACGTACAACATATGACGTTTTAAGTCTTTTTCTTAAGGTTTTAAGTCAAAAAAGAAGTCTTCTTAAGTTGTGGTTTGGCATGATAAATGTGTTCACTAACTCTCGAGGCCTCAATCAAGCGGTGCTAGTCACCTTCAGTACTTTTGGCTGAGTTTGAGATCTGAATCTAGAGCTATAGAGCCATGGCAGAGGAAAAGGTTCGTCAATTTTATAatgttagattaaataaataaattcatcattttttaatatcttaaatttttagacaaattattaatataatatagtatCAAAACAACGGATCATGAATTTCATCTGTCCACGTtacatttcatttaaaatttttacgTTTTGGGTTTGTGTCCCCCTCATCAATTGCAGCTAAATGGAGAGtgctaaattaaataaataaattcgcacttcattcacacacacacaatcattaatttttcatgTCGGAACTTGATACTGTCGTTTGTTCTGATTCTTCTGCCGACAAAAATCTCCAAGTTTCTCTTTTGGCTCATAATTGTTCTTgggctttttctattttttttttttttttttttgcttaaatatGGATGACATGTCACAATTTCTCTACTATTATAGAAAACAACAATTATGTGGATCAAGGTCGACCTTCAATGCCATCGCTGCCGCAAGAAGATCAAGAGAGTGCTCTGTAAAATCCCTCGTGAGTCCCTCTTTTCTTAAGTAAACTATAGTTATCTAATATACATATGTTGTTATGtggctaaaaaagaaaacttagtTATTATACATATACGTGTTGTGAACAATAGAAATACAAGACCAGTTGTACGACGAGAAGGGAAACAACGTGATAATAAAAGTGGTATGTTGCTCTCCTGAAAAGGTAAAGCAAAAGATAATTTGCAAGGGTGGTGATACCGTTAAGAGCATCGAGATCAAGGAGCCTGAGAAGAAGACCGAGCCACCACCAAAGAAGGAGAACCTACAAGGAAAACCTGCTGAGCCTGAGAAGAAGCCACcagaaacagagaagaagacACCACAAAAGAAAGACCCTGAACCGGTTTGTGTTCCTGTACGGCCGACTTGTTGTACGGAGTGCCATGAGGGTCATGGTGTGGGGCCATGCCTTTATGGTCCTGGTACTAGGCCATGGCCACCATTAACACCAAAGCCTCGTCCTGCACCGGTTCCTTTACTTGTGCCGGTTTACCCGCGTGTGTTTCGGACGTGTTGTACGGAATGCAGTGAGGGTCGTGATGGGGGGCCATGCCATTATGGTCAGGGTAGGCCACCCCCATGTTATGATGGCTACTACTATGGAAGGCCCATTTATGATAGTTATGGTGGCGGGTATAGATGTGAAGAAACTTCCTATGGATGCACCATCATGTAATTATTGGAATTTGCATGCAGGCATGATGATAATGGTGATCATGTTCAAGTTGCCTacttgcaagaaaaaaaaaaatgttctagTTGCCTTTGTTATCACATGGTCCggccggttttttttttttttcttttttttttcttcttttaatggTCTGGCTGGGTTAAAATAAGAAGATTAATCAGGATATGTATATGGGTTGTTTAATAAATGTGGTTGGGGACAAAGGGTTGTTCATTTTAGTGTTACTTTACTTgagttgtaattatttttttgaaatattaaaaaacttcTATCAATCATTCCCTCTGCAATGTGTAGTGCCTACTTTTGATTTCCCGTGTTAATTAATTGTAACGAGTTCTTCCTGTTAAGGGTCATAGATGATTGCTGTAGGGCCCTAGGCATTAGGCCGCCTAGGGCCCCCTACggcaaaaaatgtttttaaaaaaaaatatcatttacagatatatatatatatatatatatatatttacacacggagatataaaaaaaaaatattaatacttttaaatttttcctTCACTCTTTAGAATactcaaaaaattaactaatgccaaaaataatacaaatttaaatatatagaaCTTACAAATAAATTTGTCATAAATTACAAGAAGTTGAGAGGGGGATAAGGActggggttcaagtcttcaggagaaaatttcacacacacatacagttaaattaaattatagtagaatttctattttgtataaaaaaaattcaaaataagaaaatattagaaatactataaattttacgatataaaatttacaaattgatgtaataataaatataattggtGGACTTCAACAACctaaaaaatgcatatttaaattactttttgtaATTGGTAATACATTTTTGTAAGCCTTatatcataaaatttataaaatcgtTCATTCAAATActcatttattatattcttaaaCTGTCACCAATTAGTCACATTTATTACTATATTAATTTGTAAGTTATTTGTAGTAATATTTGTTATACTTTTATCATTTTCAtaagaccaaaaaaataaaaataatagtcatattaaaaagtaagaataatagatatttttttataaaaaaaaattatgaagtaaaatactagttaaatattattttaaatgataaaaaaaaaaaaaaaaaaaaaaagaaaaagaaaagaagaagaccaTTTTAAGCTATCACCTTAGGTCTCCAAATTTGTTGGGCCAGTCCTAAATGGTTGCATACGCAAGTTTCAAAGTATGTTCGTTGGTGCACATGCTTTGGCCCAAAGATATTAGCTACtaaacataataaattttatatacatCTCACACAATTGGTTGGATGTCAATCAATTTCTTTTCCCATTTGTGGCAAAGgacaaaccttttctttttttttttaaatatattattttagccAATTTAGTCTTTCAACTTTCCAAATGTGTCAAATTGACACTTCTATTAGTCTATTGTTTAAATTGACTAACATTAACATGacacacacattaaaaaaaattactaaacacAATTGCAACCAATTGAGAGAGAGGATCTCTTGATTGAATTGTTGCGTCACTGAACTTAGTGAGCTTGCCTTTGATCTCATCATTCGACTACAACAACAACTACAATTGTTCTGGCTGTGCACcactaaaatatgattttttttaagaatagcTGATACTAATACTCTACGGATGCATGGGCCTAATTGCACTTGACCAAACTATCTACAATGTCTGATAGACTATTATTAGTTTCTATCAAATTTCAAAGAGAGAATTGAGAAAATATCTGAAATGTATCAATGATCTTATTGATTCTAGACTGTTTctgtacatacatacatattataaatatatacatattataaataaataaatatatatataaatatatatatatatatatatatatatatgaactagAGTAAAGAAACTAAGAACATCAGCATCAATGGTGTTAAAAATTTGAGATAATTGCAATTAACCCACTTGTGGTTTGACCGGTTTTAACTAAGCCTACTCGTGGTTTAAAAAGTAttacttaacccacctgaggtgccATCCGTTAGACATCGGTAACCCACCTCACCATTttcaccattaaaaaaaaaaaacaaaaacaaaaacaaaaacaaagaaatcaagaatttaagttagggttttataaaattaatattctCATTTCAACCTCAAAGCTCTTCCTAACAATAGTGACAAGAATCAAGAATGAAACAAATCCAGCCTTAATTTAATCCTTTCACGTGAGAGTAAGtgaatagaatttttttttgccccTCACAACCATTTGTTAGAAATCTCCTTTTATCTCTccctctccccctttttgttttctctcaacTAAACCAAATttgtctctcttctcttctcactCCCTCATCTCAAGTAGCCATGACCAAGCACTAGCTTGGTTGCTCTGCCGTTTATCACTTCTGATAGTCTTTGTTGGTTGTGTCACTTGAACTGATCTCATCTTTCTATATTCTTCATTACAAGAAACCCACAATTGAAGTTCTTTCTCCACCAATCTGCCACGACTGAATTCATGTTTGCTAGGTCCCTATTCATTGTCATCGTTCTCCAAGTGGTTCTATGGTTGtgtgttcttttattttgtcttgATCTATTCATGATGATGAATTGGAAGTCTTGGGTTATCTATTGGCTGGTTTTTGGAAAGGGTGGTTGTTTctatttatttggatttttggggTGTATTTGATGAGATGtggttttttatttgggtttgtgGGATGTAGTGCTTGGCTGGTGGTATGGATGGGGGTTAGTGGTGGAGATTGGGTTTGTGGGTCGTAATGCTTTGCAAAGGTGCCCTCTTGTTGGTATTAAGAAAGCCTCTTGGTAGACaaacaacacattaaaaaatgTAAGGTGGGGTTGCTTTAGTTTTGGGTTATGTTCTGTTAGATTGAAAGCTTCAAAACATCTCTTTGGtgtattttattccttttttttttctccctaaacAATCACAACTAAGGACACCCAAATCCACACCAATGCCATGACTACCCAATACCCACCCAAAACATTTGTTTGCTGCCTTTGTTCATACAtttgcaaaagtttttcacaattGAAAAGATATTTgcagaagtttttttttttggaggagagagacataaaatattattgaaaagaCATTTTTACCACTGTTTTTCTAACTGAAAATGGTGAGCTGGGTTACGGATGTCCAACGGAGGACACCTcaagtgggttaagtgatactatTTAAACTATGGGTAGACTTAGTTAAAACTGGCCAAACCACAGATGGGTTAACTGcaattatcccaaaaataaataaattttggtacaaagaaaaagctattttatctaATTTAACTCACCCCACATcaatgcttttatttttcacaacacaaCTAAAcacaattcatttttttattattttctctctctttttctgtctCTCTTTAAGCCACCAAACCCATAGCCTCTCTtgttctctatctctctatcttcttcttctccctaTCTTCAACCCATAGCCACCACTGCACCACCATcacaaccaccaaacccatatctatatcaaacacaaacccacatatGAATATACACAACCAAAATATGATCaagcacaacccacaaccaaaacccaaaatccgatccaatcaaacaaccaaaacccaaaatctgATAAGATCaaactagggatggcaattttgcccctCCCTGCTTGACCCGCCCTTCCCTGCTTCGACCCATGCGGGTTTTTCTccgccccgcaaaggtggtgggaTGGGGATGGGGCGAGATTCTAGCCCAGCACCACGGGGAGGGGTGGGGATGGCTTTAGACTTCTTAGACCCAATCTGCTCGGCCCCACCCCATCCCCGCTGCACCTCATCCCACGTTGATAAgagttaaattgtaaatttttcataccctaaacacatcatcaacttattttattctacctaacAAGGCTTTctggttcttttttttctctagcaaTGTCggaaataaggtaccaattttaacattttcttctgtctttattataaacaaatttatatactattaaatcattgattttgtattataagatttttgtttttgttgtgatattttcttgttaaacactttaataatattattcaatttttgctaaaaattagtttgatttgatgggataaatttatttgtaattttaagtatatttttattaacgaaagaggttttattaaaaacaattgtaaTAGTTGTAGGCAAATCAACAAGACCTAGAGTTTTACAAGGCGGAGCGGGGCCCCAAAGGGCgaggatggggcaagaaaattTTCCCCGTCATGTGAGGCGGGACGGGTATAGGGTAAGACAAAACCATGTGGGACACagacgaagaccccatccttcggaCCCGCCccaccccattgcca contains:
- the LOC126726896 gene encoding protein PYRICULARIA ORYZAE RESISTANCE 21-like, whose translation is MAEEKKTTIMWIKVDLQCHRCRKKIKRVLCKIPQIQDQLYDEKGNNVIIKVVCCSPEKVKQKIICKGGDTVKSIEIKEPEKKTEPPPKKENLQGKPAEPEKKPPETEKKTPQKKDPEPVCVPVRPTCCTECHEGHGVGPCLYGPGTRPWPPLTPKPRPAPVPLLVPVYPRVFRTCCTECSEGRDGGPCHYGQGRPPPCYDGYYYGRPIYDSYGGGYRCEETSYGCTIM